GCGGGCGCGCCAGTCGCGCAGCCAGCGGACGGCGGCAAAGCCCATGACCGCCAGGAGCGCGGCGGCCAGGGCGTAGTGCAGCTTGTTCGTCAGGTAATAGTCCGCCAGCCAGCCCAGGCCGGGCAGATCCGCGATGTAGTATCGCTTGAAGATGGGCATCTGGGCCATGCCGGTGAGAGCCAGCCCGGCGGCGATCCAGATATAGGCCCGCCCCGTCCAGGGGCTTCCCGGCCGCTTATTCATGGCCGTCCTCCTTGTCCCCGCCCGCCCTGGAGGCCAGGCCGAGCACCCCGGCGGCCACTCCGGCCACGGGCGCCAGAAGCGTGGCCCAGGCCAGGTTGCTCTCGTCGGCCATGCTGTCGGCCACGGGCCCCAGGTG
The DNA window shown above is from Desulfovibrio aminophilus and carries:
- a CDS encoding 4Fe-4S ferredoxin, which translates into the protein MNKRPGSPWTGRAYIWIAAGLALTGMAQMPIFKRYYIADLPGLGWLADYYLTNKLHYALAAALLAVMGFAAVRWLRDWRARWRLTPLGLVRAALLAGLALSGGLRVLKNRPELAFHPLTVMLVDWTHLALAVLLGLAALAAVLSGRSAYAVSKARPRALI